The following are encoded in a window of Desulfurellaceae bacterium genomic DNA:
- a CDS encoding MFS transporter has product MPVSLVFCCPSSNMPRLSSPLRFYREAFSGLPRAVWLVAAVSFVHRSGTMVLPFLTLYLTSQQQLSPRGAGVILSVYGVGAVGGSYLGGWLSDRIGSLPTQRLSLGLAAAGFVALSLMPTPLSIALVVALLSVAAESFRPANAATLAEVSPAELHVRAFSLRRVGMNLGMAIGPACGGLLVAYSYRLLFFVEAGVCVLTAGLLWLLFGSAPSPAQRGGQPAETPDPRLSPWRDGVFLVLVGLTMLLATVLCQLLGTYPLTLSEVYGLPATSVGLVFTINTLLIVVFQMLVIRAVERFDTLRVVGLGALLLCGGFGLLPFAPVMPLVAVTVVVWTLGEMLTTPLLEGFVAKRSPAASRGRYMGMFGTAFSGAFVLAPLGGTWLYEAWGYRTLWFSCAGLGVVLWLGFVWLSGRVQSQIQKESTQ; this is encoded by the coding sequence GTGCCTGTCAGCTTAGTCTTTTGCTGCCCCTCCAGCAATATGCCGCGTTTGTCTTCACCCCTGCGTTTCTACCGTGAGGCGTTTTCCGGGCTGCCCCGGGCGGTATGGCTGGTGGCCGCAGTCTCGTTTGTCCACCGCAGCGGCACCATGGTCTTGCCCTTTCTGACCCTGTACCTGACCAGTCAACAGCAGCTCAGCCCCCGCGGGGCGGGCGTCATTCTCAGTGTGTATGGCGTCGGAGCTGTCGGCGGCTCGTATCTGGGCGGCTGGTTGAGCGACCGGATCGGCTCGCTGCCGACCCAGCGGCTGAGCCTGGGCTTGGCGGCGGCTGGCTTTGTGGCGCTCAGCCTGATGCCGACGCCGCTGAGCATTGCCCTGGTCGTGGCTCTCCTCAGTGTGGCGGCCGAGAGCTTTCGGCCGGCCAATGCCGCCACCCTGGCCGAAGTGAGTCCGGCCGAGCTGCACGTTCGGGCGTTCAGCCTGCGGCGGGTGGGGATGAATCTGGGCATGGCCATCGGGCCGGCCTGTGGTGGACTGCTGGTCGCCTATTCGTACAGGCTGCTGTTTTTTGTCGAGGCTGGCGTATGTGTGCTGACCGCAGGCCTGTTATGGCTGCTGTTTGGCAGCGCCCCCTCGCCCGCTCAGCGCGGCGGTCAGCCGGCCGAGACGCCTGACCCGCGCCTGTCGCCCTGGCGTGACGGCGTCTTTCTGGTGCTGGTCGGCTTGACCATGCTGCTGGCGACCGTCCTGTGTCAGCTCTTGGGCACCTATCCGCTCACCCTCTCCGAGGTGTATGGGCTGCCCGCCACCTCGGTCGGGCTGGTCTTTACCATTAACACGCTGCTGATCGTTGTCTTTCAGATGCTGGTCATTCGGGCCGTGGAGCGCTTTGACACGCTGCGGGTCGTCGGCCTCGGCGCATTGCTGCTGTGCGGTGGGTTCGGCCTGCTGCCGTTTGCGCCAGTCATGCCGCTGGTCGCGGTCACCGTGGTAGTGTGGACGCTGGGGGAAATGCTGACAACGCCGCTGCTCGAAGGCTTTGTGGCCAAGCGCAGCCCGGCCGCCAGCCGGGGGCGGTATATGGGGATGTTTGGCACGGCCTTCTCCGGCGCCTTTGTGCTTGCCCCGCTGGGCGGAACCTGGCTGTACGAGGCCTGGGGGTATAGGACCCTGTGGTTCAGCTGCGCTGGCCTGGGAGTCGTCCTATGGCTGGGCTTTGTGTGGCTGAGCGGCCGCGTCCAAAGCCAGATTCAAAAAGAAAGCACACAATAG
- a CDS encoding LLM class F420-dependent oxidoreductase, translating to MQLSINIRNWGTQSTPAMLLECARAADESGLDTLWLNEHLAIPPQADMPDRVPQGFAEGRFLDPMATLSFLAAATRRIGLGTAVLLLPYRLPLQTAKLVATVQELSGGRLRLGVGTGWMKEEFQALGVDHARRGAISNSVLALLRECFENDVVESNGQSLLFRPRPARPPIYVGGAPPHALRRAVQYGDGWIPAGIEPQALTTHIAELRQMSQAAGRPPLEVIAMKTLAIDDPPKAIDYAGQFAEAGVNHLVHTQGYADAAEYRRNVATLEEKIRPAVA from the coding sequence ATGCAACTCAGCATCAACATCCGGAATTGGGGCACGCAGTCAACACCCGCCATGCTGCTCGAATGTGCCCGGGCGGCCGATGAGTCAGGACTCGATACGCTGTGGCTGAACGAACATCTGGCCATTCCTCCCCAGGCCGATATGCCGGACCGCGTGCCGCAGGGATTTGCCGAGGGCCGCTTTCTCGATCCAATGGCCACCCTCAGCTTTTTGGCCGCCGCCACCCGGCGCATCGGCCTGGGCACGGCCGTCCTGCTCCTGCCCTACCGCCTGCCGCTGCAGACGGCCAAGCTGGTGGCGACTGTCCAGGAGTTGTCCGGCGGCCGCCTGCGGCTCGGCGTCGGCACCGGCTGGATGAAGGAAGAGTTCCAGGCCCTGGGTGTCGATCATGCCCGTCGAGGAGCGATCAGCAATAGCGTCCTGGCCCTGCTGCGAGAGTGCTTTGAGAACGACGTGGTCGAGTCAAACGGACAGTCCCTGCTGTTCCGGCCCCGACCGGCCCGTCCACCGATCTATGTCGGGGGAGCGCCCCCCCACGCCTTGCGTCGGGCGGTGCAATATGGCGACGGCTGGATCCCGGCCGGGATTGAGCCCCAGGCGCTCACCACCCATATCGCCGAACTCAGACAGATGAGTCAGGCCGCCGGTCGGCCGCCGCTTGAGGTCATCGCCATGAAGACGCTCGCCATCGACGATCCGCCCAAAGCCATCGACTACGCGGGCCAGTTTGCCGAGGCTGGGGTGAACCACCTGGTCCACACCCAGGGCTATGCCGATGCGGCCGAGTATCGGCGCAATGTGGCGACGCTGGAAGAAAAAATTCGACCTGCTGTGGCCTGA
- a CDS encoding peptidoglycan-binding protein produces MDGFVVRWASARLILRSPVSVGFCRGMGVCLLVMLALAVVAWGQTAQELEDIFWQEVVCERTREVEAYLKEYPSGTYVAKARACLAAIARRVEAEEALALDRQTIIWVQRGLAALNYPVGVPDGQLRQVTRTALLQWQEARGLGATGYLTSAQVDRLTAAGRAEAVRQLEEAERRQAARAARQQAQAQAQDTEAALDLDRQARIRVQQGLMSLDYPVEVADGLFGPTTRLALQNWQRAKGFTATGYLTSEQATALIEAGGQRQAAEEVEQRAAAEAERRRAEEAERQQAQETARQREANELVNTMVWSSCESRQGHSGWGCRRGERAAAMTGLSIRFTSASRFIWGNTK; encoded by the coding sequence ATGGATGGATTTGTTGTCCGCTGGGCCTCGGCTCGGCTCATCCTGCGTTCCCCTGTGAGTGTAGGTTTCTGTAGGGGAATGGGGGTCTGCCTGCTGGTCATGCTGGCGCTCGCGGTTGTTGCCTGGGGTCAGACGGCACAGGAGTTGGAAGATATCTTTTGGCAGGAGGTGGTGTGCGAGCGGACGCGGGAGGTCGAAGCCTACCTGAAGGAGTATCCGAGCGGGACCTATGTGGCGAAAGCGAGGGCGTGTCTGGCAGCCATCGCCCGGCGGGTGGAGGCAGAAGAGGCGCTGGCCCTGGATCGCCAGACGATCATCTGGGTACAGCGTGGGCTCGCGGCGCTCAATTACCCGGTCGGCGTTCCAGATGGGCAGCTCAGACAAGTTACTCGGACGGCGTTGTTGCAGTGGCAGGAGGCCAGAGGGCTTGGCGCCACGGGATATTTGACATCGGCGCAGGTGGACAGGCTGACAGCGGCAGGGCGTGCAGAAGCGGTCCGTCAGCTCGAGGAAGCCGAGCGGCGGCAGGCAGCGAGAGCCGCCCGGCAGCAGGCACAGGCACAGGCACAGGATACGGAAGCGGCGCTGGATTTGGACCGGCAGGCGCGTATCCGAGTGCAGCAGGGGCTGATGTCGCTCGACTACCCGGTTGAGGTTGCCGACGGGCTGTTTGGGCCAACCACGCGGCTGGCGTTGCAGAACTGGCAGCGGGCCAAGGGGTTTACCGCCACGGGATATTTGACGTCTGAGCAGGCGACCGCGTTGATAGAGGCGGGGGGTCAACGGCAAGCCGCTGAGGAAGTGGAGCAGCGGGCGGCAGCCGAAGCGGAACGACGGCGAGCGGAAGAAGCGGAGCGGCAACAGGCGCAGGAAACCGCACGGCAGCGTGAGGCGAACGAGTTGGTCAACACCATGGTATGGAGTTCGTGCGAATCGAGGCAGGGACATTCCGGATGGGGTTGTCGACGAGGAGAGCGGGCCGCAGCGATGACAGGTCTCTCCATACGGTTCACATCAGCCAGCCGTTTTATCTGGGGAAATACGAAGTGA
- a CDS encoding DegQ family serine endoprotease, with protein sequence MRKTLVVGTLVASVAVGGFSLGRLTQLERVQAELPPQSAPARPAGLPSFVSLAPQVSPAVVHIKVVTLERTDFQHGRGFPPGPFGGPQPRFRSPFPFPQAESRPQRGSGSGFIVRQDGLILTNNHVVENAKQITVVLADETEYRADLLGGDAKTDLAVLKIKPTAELPVARLGDSDALRVGDWVLAIGNPFGLSNTVTAGIVSATGRTIGAGPYDNFIQTDASINPGNSGGPLFNQYGQVVGINTAIFSRSGGNIGIGFATPINQAKALMPELEEHGYVTRGWLGVSIQSLTRDLAESLGMDAAVGALVADVVDDSPAQQAGIRRGDVILGYNGREVSASSDLPILVAETRVGETVPVELSRRGRRETLSVTIGELAEERRARGAVVDQGEWGLAMRDLRPQERAQAGLNAGEGVLVSGVRPGSPAARSSVRSGDVILEVNRTPVGSVQELETALAKAQPGRPLLLLLQRPNGASHFASLSAE encoded by the coding sequence ATGCGCAAAACACTTGTTGTGGGAACGCTGGTCGCGTCTGTGGCCGTGGGGGGCTTCAGCCTCGGCCGTCTGACGCAGCTTGAGCGAGTCCAGGCCGAGCTCCCGCCCCAGTCGGCGCCGGCCCGCCCAGCCGGCCTGCCGTCTTTTGTCAGCTTAGCCCCACAGGTTTCTCCGGCGGTCGTCCACATCAAGGTCGTCACCCTGGAGCGGACCGATTTTCAACACGGCCGTGGCTTTCCGCCAGGACCCTTCGGTGGACCGCAGCCCCGTTTCCGGTCGCCTTTTCCCTTTCCCCAGGCCGAGTCCAGGCCACAGCGCGGTTCGGGTTCAGGCTTCATCGTGCGCCAGGACGGGCTGATCCTGACCAATAACCATGTGGTCGAGAACGCCAAGCAGATCACGGTAGTGCTGGCCGATGAGACCGAGTATCGGGCCGATCTGCTGGGCGGCGATGCCAAAACAGACTTGGCCGTGTTGAAGATCAAACCCACGGCTGAGCTGCCGGTTGCCCGACTAGGCGACTCCGACGCGCTGCGGGTTGGGGACTGGGTCTTGGCGATCGGCAATCCGTTCGGTCTGAGCAATACGGTCACGGCCGGTATTGTCAGCGCCACAGGTCGGACGATTGGCGCCGGGCCGTATGACAATTTCATCCAGACCGATGCGTCAATCAATCCCGGCAACTCCGGCGGGCCGCTGTTTAATCAGTACGGTCAGGTGGTGGGGATTAACACCGCCATTTTCAGCCGCAGCGGGGGCAATATCGGGATCGGTTTTGCCACGCCGATCAATCAGGCCAAGGCGCTCATGCCCGAACTTGAAGAGCACGGCTATGTGACCCGTGGCTGGCTCGGCGTCTCGATTCAGAGCCTGACGCGAGACCTGGCCGAATCGCTCGGCATGGACGCGGCTGTAGGCGCCCTGGTCGCCGATGTGGTGGACGACAGCCCAGCCCAACAGGCGGGCATTCGGCGTGGCGACGTGATCCTGGGCTATAACGGCCGGGAGGTCAGCGCCTCGTCCGATCTGCCCATCCTGGTGGCCGAGACGCGGGTTGGCGAGACCGTTCCGGTGGAGCTGAGCCGCCGGGGCAGGCGGGAAACGCTCAGCGTCACCATCGGGGAACTGGCCGAAGAGCGTCGGGCCAGAGGGGCAGTAGTGGACCAGGGCGAGTGGGGCTTGGCCATGCGTGACCTGCGACCCCAGGAACGCGCCCAGGCCGGTCTCAACGCGGGCGAGGGAGTCCTGGTGTCGGGCGTCCGGCCGGGCAGCCCGGCCGCCCGGTCCAGCGTGCGGAGCGGTGATGTGATTCTGGAAGTCAACCGGACGCCGGTCGGGTCGGTTCAGGAGTTGGAGACAGCGCTTGCCAAAGCGCAGCCCGGCAGGCCGCTCCTGCTGCTGCTCCAGCGACCGAACGGCGCCAGCCACTTTGCCTCGCTGTCCGCTGAATAG
- a CDS encoding ATP-dependent Clp protease proteolytic subunit — MNFIPTVVEQTGRGERAYDLYSRLLRDRIVFLGSAVGDEVAALVTAQLLFLESEDPDKDIH; from the coding sequence ATGAACTTTATCCCAACCGTTGTCGAGCAGACGGGCAGAGGGGAGCGGGCCTACGATCTCTACTCCCGTCTGCTGAGAGATCGTATTGTGTTTCTGGGCTCAGCCGTGGGCGACGAGGTCGCCGCTCTGGTCACCGCCCAGCTGCTGTTTCTGGAGTCCGAGGACCCGGACAAGGACATCCATTT
- a CDS encoding formylglycine-generating enzyme family protein: MGLSTRRAGRSDDRSLHTVHISQPFYLGKYEVTQGQWRAVLGNNPSHFADCGVTCPVENVSWEDAQAFIAALNLREGVTAYRLPTEAEWEYATRAETRTAYSFGNRTRQLGAYAWYRDNSENTTHPVGSKRPNAWGLYDLHGNVWEWVADWYDDYPSGRVTDPQGPSSGTHRLIRGGGWGYDAPDCRSGSRGTGPPASRSGSVGFRLARTL; this comes from the coding sequence ATGGGGTTGTCGACGAGGAGAGCGGGCCGCAGCGATGACAGGTCTCTCCATACGGTTCACATCAGCCAGCCGTTTTATCTGGGGAAATACGAAGTGACCCAAGGGCAGTGGCGTGCGGTGCTGGGGAATAATCCGTCACATTTCGCTGACTGTGGCGTTACCTGCCCGGTGGAGAACGTGTCCTGGGAGGATGCGCAGGCTTTTATTGCGGCGCTGAATCTGCGGGAGGGGGTGACGGCATATCGTCTACCGACGGAAGCGGAGTGGGAGTACGCGACACGGGCAGAGACGCGGACCGCGTACAGTTTTGGAAACAGGACGCGCCAGTTAGGGGCGTATGCCTGGTACAGGGATAACTCCGAGAACACGACCCATCCCGTAGGGAGCAAGCGTCCGAATGCATGGGGGTTATATGACCTGCATGGGAATGTGTGGGAGTGGGTGGCAGACTGGTATGACGACTATCCCTCGGGCCGGGTGACGGACCCTCAGGGGCCGTCTTCAGGCACCCACCGGCTCATTCGCGGCGGGGGGTGGGGCTACGACGCCCCTGATTGCCGCTCCGGGTCTCGCGGCACCGGTCCGCCTGCTTCCCGTAGCGGCTCTGTCGGCTTCCGCCTGGCAAGAACCCTCTGA
- a CDS encoding TetR/AcrR family transcriptional regulator, producing the protein MAAALPKAEQSDRTRSALLNVAHGLFAERGYANTSTQDIVEGAEVTRGALYYHFHSKKGIFQAVFERLTEARAQTVRARIEAAKGDIWQRLVKTGCATFIESVVDKDSQRIIFLDGPSVLDPRVWRENVQAVDIIRRSLEQLVAEGFIEDTPCDTLARLLWGSFLESGLCISYAADAEKVQREMARGLEYLFESLRTKPKS; encoded by the coding sequence ATGGCCGCTGCGCTTCCAAAAGCCGAGCAATCTGACAGAACTCGGTCAGCCTTGTTGAATGTCGCCCACGGGCTGTTTGCTGAACGGGGATACGCAAACACATCCACCCAAGATATTGTCGAAGGCGCTGAGGTAACCAGGGGTGCGCTGTATTATCATTTTCACAGCAAAAAAGGCATTTTCCAGGCCGTTTTTGAGCGTTTGACAGAAGCACGAGCGCAAACAGTTCGGGCGCGTATCGAGGCGGCGAAGGGCGATATCTGGCAGCGACTTGTCAAGACGGGCTGTGCCACCTTCATTGAGTCTGTCGTCGACAAAGACTCCCAACGCATTATCTTCCTTGACGGTCCCTCCGTTTTAGACCCGCGTGTCTGGCGCGAAAATGTGCAGGCGGTGGACATCATTCGCCGGAGCCTCGAACAGTTGGTGGCGGAAGGCTTTATCGAAGACACACCGTGCGACACTTTGGCCCGTCTGTTATGGGGCTCTTTTCTCGAATCGGGTCTGTGCATCTCCTACGCCGCCGATGCTGAAAAGGTTCAGCGTGAAATGGCCCGGGGCTTGGAGTACTTGTTCGAGAGCCTGCGGACCAAACCGAAATCCTAA